In Zingiber officinale cultivar Zhangliang chromosome 6A, Zo_v1.1, whole genome shotgun sequence, a single genomic region encodes these proteins:
- the LOC121996985 gene encoding glycoprotein 3-alpha-L-fucosyltransferase A-like: MRDPMGAASTPRRRWPNLLPLVVALVVIAEVVFLVRLDIAKNASMVQHWTTTFQFPSTTADFEDSLASSFPSFNGSLQEEVADGEDEGRCEDWLEREDAIPYSRSFTTDPIIVSGGEKKDWSTCSVGCQFGNVLDRTPDATFNLPRTPLTASVHRSMESSKYYMENQIEVARGRGYDILMTTSLSSDVPVGYFSWAEYDIMAPMHPKTEKAHAAAFISNCGARNFRLQALEMLENFGIQIDSYGACHKNRDENVDKVEALKHYKFSLAFENSNEEDYVTEKFFQSLVAGAIPVVVGAPNIQEFAPSPSSVLHIKELDDVESVAKTMKFLATNLNAYNKSVSWKHEGPSDSFKALVDMAAVHSSCRLCIFLATKIRDKEEMTTKFQKRPCKCTTMSGTVYHLYVRERGRFHMESVFLRSGMLTLEGMEAAVLSKFKSLNHTPVWRNERPKSIRGGDDLKIYRIYPVGLTQRQALYNFKFDSDDDFRKHVESNPCAKFEVIFV; encoded by the exons ATGAGAGATCCGATGGGAGCAGCATCGACCCCGAGGCGGCGATGGCCGAACCTACTGCCCCTCGTCGTGGCCCTCGTCGTCATCGCCGAAGTTGTCTTCCTCGTCCGCCTCGACATCGCCAAGAACGCCAGCATGGTCCAACACTGGACCACCACCTTCCAGTTCCCTTCCACCACCGCCGACTTTGAGGACTCCTTGGCATCGTCCTTCCCTTCCTTCAACGGTTCCCTTCAAGAAGAAGTTGCTGATGGCGAGGACGAAGGGCGATGCGAGGATTGGTTGGAGAGAGAGGATGCCATCCCGTATTCAAGAAGTTTCACCACCGATCCGATCATCGTCTCTGGTGGCGAAAAGAAG GACTGGAGTACATGCTCTGTTGGATGTCAATTTGGAAATGTATTAGATCGGACACCTGATGCTACATTTAACTTACCTCGAACCCCCTTGACAGCTAGTGTACATCGGTCGATGGAATCATCAAAGTACTATATGGAAAACCAGATTGAAGTGGCACGAGG GAGAGGTTATGACATTCTAATGACTACCAGTCTGTCATCAGATGTCCCAGTTGGATACTTCTCATGGGCAGAATACGATATCATGGCTCCTATGCATCCAAAAACTGAGAAAGCCCATGCAGCTGCCTTTATTTCCAATTGTGGTGCCCGTAATTTCCGTCTACAGGCTCTTGAAATGCTTGAAAATTTCGGTATACAGATTGATTCTTATGGTGCTTGTCATAAAAATCGAGATGAAAATG TGGACAAGGTTGAAGCATTGAAACACTACAAATTTAGTTTGGCATTTGAGAACTCTAATGAGGAGGACTATGTTACAGAAAAATTCTTCCAGTCCCTTGTTGCAG GAGCTATTCCAGTTGTGGTTGGTGCCCCCAATATCCAGGAGTTTGCACCTTCTCCTAGTTCTGTTTTACATATTAAAGAACTTGATGATGTTGAGTCAGTGGCTAAAACCATGAAGTTCCTTGCAACAAATCTAAATGCATATAATAAGTCAGTAAG TTGGAAACACGAGGGCCCGTCTGATTCTTTCAAGGCACTTGTGGACATGGCTGCAGTTCACTCGTCATGCCGTCTATGCATTTTTCTTGCAACAAAGATCAGAGACAAGGAAGAAATGACTACTAAGTTCCAGAAACGCCCATGCAAATGCACCACCATGTCAGGAACTGTGTACCATCTATAtgtgagagaaagaggaagattTCATATGGAATCCGTCTTCCTAAG ATCAGGGATGTTGACTCTTGAAGGAATGGAAGCCGCAGTGTTATCAAAGTTTAAGTCACTGAATCACACTCCTGTGTGGAGGAATGAAAGACCGAAAAGTATTCGAGGAGGAGATGACTTGAAGATTTACAGAATTTACCCGGTCGGTCTCACTCAGAGGCAAGCATTGTACAACTTTAAGTTTGACAGTGATGATGATTTTAGGAAACACGTAGAGAGCAATCCTTGTGCAAAATTTGAAGTTATTTTCGTATGA